One region of Gottschalkia purinilytica genomic DNA includes:
- a CDS encoding DUF4489 domain-containing protein, translating into MSRCCGNFCNFGEEVSCCRSCCRQDCCRTSETIFECNPITGAMGVPVIAIGSVVTPTTIGTITADLSCMSVGCVNIQFTTLITFTGIIAIGTVITFRVFRRCSNDSQEVEVDSLQLTQTVLGVVGTTIPVSHSVCDCGLCASRCCTYRVTVEATATLALASGFNVSGGAITLIAGSRC; encoded by the coding sequence GTGTCGAGATGCTGTGGGAACTTCTGCAATTTTGGTGAAGAGGTATCATGTTGCAGGTCATGTTGTAGACAAGACTGTTGTAGAACTAGTGAAACTATATTTGAGTGTAACCCTATCACAGGAGCAATGGGTGTACCAGTCATTGCTATAGGTAGTGTGGTAACTCCTACAACAATAGGAACTATAACAGCAGATTTAAGTTGTATGTCAGTAGGCTGTGTAAATATACAGTTTACAACACTAATAACGTTTACAGGGATTATTGCTATAGGAACAGTAATAACATTTAGAGTATTTAGACGTTGTTCAAATGATTCTCAAGAAGTCGAAGTAGATTCATTACAATTAACACAGACAGTCTTAGGTGTAGTAGGAACTACAATACCAGTTAGTCATTCAGTATGTGATTGTGGTCTTTGTGCTTCACGATGTTGCACATATAGAGTAACAGTAGAAGCTACAGCAACATTAGCATTAGCATCAGGATTCAATGTTAGTGGTGGAGCTATTACACTAATAGCAGGAAGTAGATGTTAA